The following are encoded in a window of Mycobacteroides chelonae CCUG 47445 genomic DNA:
- the gatA gene encoding Asp-tRNA(Asn)/Glu-tRNA(Gln) amidotransferase subunit GatA yields MTDLIRQDAASLATLIHSGEVSSVEVTRAHLDQIASTDETYRAFLHVAGEQALAAAKDADDAIARGDQPASALAGVPLALKDVFTTRDMPTTCGSKILENWVPPYDATVTARLREAGIPILGKTNMDEFAMGSSTENSAYGPTRNPWDTERVPGGSGGGSAAALAAFQAPLAIGTDTGGSIRQPAALTATVGVKPTYGTVSRYGLVACASSLDQGGPCARTVLDTALLHQVIAGHDPRDSTSVDEPVPDVVAAARAGAAGDLKGVRVGVVSQLRGDGYQPGVMASFDAAVERLTALGADVVEVSCPHFEYALPAYYLILPSEVSSNLARFDAMRYGMRVGDDGTHSAEEVMALTRAAGFGPEVKRRIMIGTYALSAGYYDAYYGRAQKVRTLIKRDLEQAYEQVDVLVTPATPTTAFRLGEKVDDPLAMYQFDLCTLPLNLAGHCGMSVPSGLSADDGLPVGLQIMAPALADDRLYRVGAAYETARGPLPSAL; encoded by the coding sequence GTGACCGACCTGATCAGGCAGGATGCAGCATCGCTGGCGACGCTGATTCATTCCGGCGAAGTGTCATCCGTTGAGGTGACGCGTGCGCATCTGGATCAGATCGCCAGTACCGACGAGACCTACCGCGCATTCCTGCACGTGGCGGGGGAGCAGGCCCTTGCCGCCGCCAAGGATGCCGACGACGCCATCGCACGTGGCGATCAGCCCGCATCGGCCCTGGCCGGTGTTCCCTTGGCGCTCAAGGACGTCTTCACCACCCGGGACATGCCGACCACGTGTGGGTCGAAGATTCTGGAGAACTGGGTTCCGCCCTACGACGCGACGGTGACCGCTCGGCTGCGCGAGGCCGGGATCCCGATCCTGGGCAAGACGAACATGGACGAGTTCGCGATGGGCTCCTCCACCGAGAACTCCGCGTACGGCCCCACCCGCAATCCGTGGGACACCGAGCGCGTGCCGGGTGGCTCGGGCGGCGGTAGCGCGGCCGCGCTGGCCGCCTTCCAGGCACCGCTGGCCATCGGTACCGACACCGGCGGCTCCATCCGTCAGCCCGCGGCTCTCACCGCCACCGTCGGGGTCAAGCCCACCTATGGCACCGTGTCGCGGTACGGCCTGGTGGCCTGCGCGTCATCGCTGGATCAGGGTGGACCTTGTGCACGTACGGTTTTGGATACCGCACTGCTGCACCAGGTAATCGCCGGACATGACCCGCGCGACTCCACCTCGGTCGACGAACCGGTCCCCGATGTGGTGGCCGCTGCTCGTGCCGGGGCTGCCGGCGACCTCAAGGGCGTACGCGTCGGTGTGGTCTCACAGTTGCGTGGTGATGGGTACCAGCCGGGTGTGATGGCGTCTTTCGATGCGGCCGTCGAGCGGCTCACCGCGTTGGGTGCCGACGTGGTGGAGGTGTCCTGTCCGCACTTCGAATACGCACTTCCGGCGTACTACCTGATCCTGCCGTCGGAGGTGTCCTCCAACCTGGCTCGGTTCGATGCCATGCGGTACGGGATGCGCGTCGGCGACGACGGAACGCACAGCGCCGAGGAAGTCATGGCGCTCACCCGGGCCGCGGGCTTTGGCCCAGAGGTCAAGCGGCGCATCATGATCGGCACCTATGCGCTATCGGCCGGGTACTACGACGCCTATTACGGCCGGGCACAGAAGGTGCGCACCCTGATCAAGCGCGACCTGGAGCAGGCCTACGAACAGGTTGATGTGCTGGTCACCCCGGCGACGCCCACGACCGCGTTCCGGTTGGGGGAGAAGGTCGACGACCCGCTGGCCATGTACCAGTTCGACCTGTGCACGCTGCCGCTGAATCTGGCCGGCCATTGCGGAATGTCGGTGCCCTCGGGACTATCGGCCGACGACGGGCTGCCGGTGGGTCTGCAGATCATGGCGCCCGCCCTCGCCGACGACCGGCTGTATCGGGTCGGGGCGGCGTATGAGACGGCGCGTGGGCCGCTGCCGTCCGCACTGTAG
- the gatC gene encoding Asp-tRNA(Asn)/Glu-tRNA(Gln) amidotransferase subunit GatC: MSAISRDEVAHLARLARLALTDAELDGYAGQLDAILGHVSQISAVSTDELDEVDATSSPLDAVNVTRPDVIADCLTPDEALAQAPRVAEGRFAVPQILGEEE, translated from the coding sequence GTGAGCGCCATATCCCGTGACGAGGTCGCGCACCTGGCCAGATTGGCCCGGCTTGCGCTGACCGACGCTGAGCTGGATGGATACGCGGGGCAACTCGACGCGATCCTCGGCCACGTCAGCCAGATCAGTGCCGTGTCCACCGATGAGCTCGACGAGGTCGATGCGACGAGTTCTCCGCTTGATGCGGTAAATGTCACACGCCCGGATGTGATCGCCGACTGCCTGACCCCTGATGAGGCGCTGGCTCAGGCTCCTCGGGTGGCCGAGGGACGTTTCGCGGTTCCGCAGATCCTGGGAGAAGAAGAGTGA
- a CDS encoding amino acid-binding protein, with protein sequence MLDVPSYLLRLQLADRPGSLGSVAVALGTVGADILSLDVVERGPGYAIDDLVIDLPPGSMPDSLITAAEALNGVHVHSIRPHTGLLEAHRELELIDRVAAAASSARLEVLAQEAPHVLRANWCTVVRQEGSGFIRVAGSAGAPETQATAAPWLPLSRAQVLETAAEWVPQLWKDMDTTLAAAPLGSSDTAVVLGRPGGPEFRPSEVARLGYLAGIVATLVR encoded by the coding sequence GTGTTGGACGTGCCGTCCTATCTGCTGCGCTTACAACTTGCCGACCGACCCGGAAGTCTGGGATCGGTCGCCGTCGCGCTCGGCACGGTGGGTGCGGACATCCTGTCCCTCGACGTCGTCGAGCGCGGTCCCGGGTATGCCATCGATGACCTGGTCATCGACCTGCCACCCGGTTCCATGCCCGACTCGTTGATCACCGCCGCCGAGGCCTTGAACGGGGTGCATGTGCATTCCATCCGCCCGCACACCGGGCTGCTGGAGGCACACCGCGAGCTGGAACTGATCGACAGAGTGGCCGCCGCCGCGTCATCCGCCCGCCTGGAAGTGCTCGCCCAGGAGGCCCCACACGTGCTGCGCGCGAACTGGTGCACCGTGGTGCGGCAGGAAGGCAGTGGCTTCATTCGGGTGGCGGGCAGCGCCGGTGCCCCGGAAACACAGGCCACCGCCGCCCCGTGGCTACCGCTGAGCCGGGCCCAGGTCCTGGAAACCGCTGCCGAATGGGTGCCGCAGCTGTGGAAGGACATGGACACCACGCTTGCCGCCGCGCCACTGGGGTCCAGCGACACCGCCGTGGTCCTCGGCCGTCCCGGCGGCCCGGAGTTTCGGCCCTCGGAGGTGGCCCGCCTCGGCTATCTGGCGGGGATCGTCGCCACCTTGGTGCGATAG
- a CDS encoding ArnT family glycosyltransferase, which yields MSQTRERLIFAAILLTITVVYLWDISHNGWSNTFYAAAVQSGSESWKAWFFGSFDPQNYVTVDKPAGGLWLMGLSARIFGFSSASMLIPQAILAIVSAALIRATVRRQAGPSAGLLAAALFALIPVVSVMFRHSNPDAPMVFGMVVAAYFTTRAIDSERSRSAAGWLALAGVGIGFAFLCKTLEGLLVAPALLLAYLVSTKWPWKTTLMHLLGAAGALLAASGWWMAAVALTPAASRPYVDNSTDNSEWTLAVGYNGLDRLLGDNSNGMGGGRGSGPSFSGTPGIFRLFQDTQADHIAWLLPTAFIALILGLVIVSRTPQTAGWLGRLRTITTHPAGAGLVLWGTWMVSNYVVLSYMAKQFHPYYTSAMAPAIAGSLAIGTVLLWRHRSEPIGKFGLSALTLSATVMAFVLLRRIPTWLPWLRWLLLIGGILAAVALALSALERNVRLRYAIAGLALAVSLGGSLAFTIANVTTPKVGGLSTSGPAIANEEKFGGQAPTPLDPALAALIKDSGARWPVATTNTRTAAPIQLETNAPVMAIGGFSGRDNPITLQQFIDYTQDGTVQFYAESVKDKDKDKEQDKPQPQKDGDTKRVADDVQKWVETHFSSKDYGDLRVFDLSVPPKP from the coding sequence ATGAGCCAGACTCGTGAACGGCTCATCTTCGCTGCCATTCTGTTGACGATCACCGTGGTGTACCTCTGGGACATCAGCCACAACGGGTGGTCCAACACCTTCTATGCGGCGGCCGTGCAATCAGGCAGTGAAAGCTGGAAGGCTTGGTTCTTCGGGAGCTTCGATCCGCAGAACTACGTGACGGTCGACAAGCCCGCCGGTGGTTTGTGGTTGATGGGATTGTCCGCCAGGATCTTTGGTTTTTCCAGCGCCAGCATGCTGATCCCGCAGGCCATCCTCGCGATCGTCAGCGCCGCACTGATTCGCGCAACGGTACGGCGGCAGGCCGGACCGAGTGCCGGCCTGCTCGCGGCGGCCCTGTTCGCTCTCATCCCGGTGGTCTCGGTGATGTTCCGGCATTCCAATCCCGACGCACCCATGGTGTTTGGCATGGTGGTGGCCGCATACTTCACCACGCGTGCAATCGATTCCGAGCGCTCACGCAGTGCTGCCGGCTGGCTGGCGCTCGCCGGAGTCGGTATCGGGTTCGCGTTCCTGTGCAAGACACTCGAAGGTCTACTCGTGGCTCCGGCCCTGCTCCTGGCCTATCTGGTGTCCACGAAATGGCCTTGGAAGACAACGCTTATGCATCTTCTGGGTGCGGCCGGCGCCCTCTTGGCCGCATCGGGTTGGTGGATGGCCGCCGTCGCGCTGACCCCGGCAGCCAGTCGCCCCTACGTCGACAACTCCACCGACAACAGTGAATGGACGCTGGCGGTTGGTTACAACGGCCTGGACCGCCTGCTCGGTGACAACTCGAACGGGATGGGCGGCGGCCGGGGAAGTGGTCCCTCGTTCTCGGGCACCCCGGGCATCTTCCGACTGTTCCAGGACACCCAGGCCGATCACATCGCATGGCTGCTTCCCACTGCGTTCATCGCGCTGATCCTCGGACTTGTCATCGTCAGCAGGACGCCGCAGACCGCAGGCTGGTTGGGCCGCCTGCGCACCATCACCACCCATCCCGCGGGAGCAGGCCTGGTTTTGTGGGGCACCTGGATGGTGTCCAACTACGTGGTCCTCAGTTACATGGCCAAACAATTCCACCCCTACTACACCTCGGCCATGGCCCCTGCCATCGCCGGTTCGCTGGCCATCGGCACGGTGCTGTTGTGGCGGCATCGGTCCGAGCCCATCGGCAAGTTCGGGCTGAGCGCGCTCACGCTCAGTGCCACCGTCATGGCCTTCGTACTACTGCGGCGCATACCGACCTGGCTGCCCTGGCTGCGCTGGCTTCTGCTGATCGGCGGGATCCTCGCGGCCGTTGCCCTCGCCCTTAGCGCACTCGAACGTAACGTGCGCCTGCGCTATGCCATTGCCGGACTGGCCCTTGCAGTTTCATTGGGAGGCTCGCTCGCGTTCACCATCGCCAATGTGACCACCCCGAAGGTCGGGGGGCTCTCGACGTCCGGCCCGGCGATCGCCAACGAGGAGAAGTTCGGCGGCCAGGCACCCACGCCGCTGGATCCGGCACTGGCCGCGTTGATCAAGGATTCGGGCGCCAGATGGCCGGTGGCGACGACCAACACCCGCACCGCCGCTCCCATTCAGTTGGAGACCAACGCACCCGTGATGGCGATCGGCGGATTCTCCGGCCGCGACAACCCCATCACGCTGCAGCAGTTCATCGATTACACGCAGGATGGCACCGTCCAGTTCTATGCCGAATCCGTCAAGGATAAGGACAAAGACAAGGAGCAGGACAAACCGCAACCACAGAAGGACGGCGACACCAAGCGGGTGGCCGATGATGTCCAGAAGTGGGTCGAAACCCACTTCTCCTCAAAGGATTACGGCGACCTACGAGTATTCGATCTGTCGGTTCCGCCGAAACCCTAG